DNA sequence from the Streptomyces cinnabarinus genome:
CCTCGGCTTCGGCCTGGATTGTCCACCCGAGGGGTGGCGGGGCCTTCAGGTGGGGCCGGCGCTCGTGATCTCCCGCTCTGGGGTCGTCCTGCCTCGTGGAGCCTCGCTCAAGTCCCGGGCCAGGGGTGGTCGTGCCGCGCAACTACCGGCCTTGTCGGGGGTACTGGGGCGTGGAACGCTTCGGTGAGGCGAGTTCAGCAGTTGTTGAGTTTCCCTTGTCGTCCGAGGCGGCGGCGGGTGTACACCACAGGGGGTTGCTATGAGCGGCACCGGTTCCGGTCTCACCGTCCATCCGGACGAGGCCGAGGCGCTGGCCTGGGTGATGCTGGCCGAGCTGTCGGGGACGGAGCCCGTGCCGTCACCCGGGGCCGAGCTGGACGCGGTGGTGGGGGACGGCGGTGAGGGATGACCGCCGATGTGTCCGTCGGCGCCCCGACCGGGGCGCGGGAGCCCGGCGAGCGGGACGTCCGCGGCGCTGCCCTTGCCGCTCGCGCCGCCTCCCGGCTGCTTGCCGGTACCACCGCTGACGTACGCAACGCCGCGCTGCTGGCCATCGCCCGGCGCCTGACCGTCGACCCCGCCGACATCCTCGCCGCCAACGAGCGTGACCTCGCCGCCGCCCGGGACGCGGGGCTCGCCGCGAGCGTGCTGGACCGGTTGACCCTGACTCGTGAGCTGCTCGACTCGCTCGCCGGTACCGTACGCTTCCTCGCCGCCCAGCCGGACCCCGTCGGCGCCGGCGTGGACGGCACCGTCATGCCCAACGGGCTTGAGGTACGCCGGATCAGGGTGCCGCTCGGCGTGGTCGGGATGATCTACGAGGGGCGCCCGAACGTCACCGTCGACGCCGCCGCCCTCTGCCTCAAGAGCGCCAACTCCGCCCTGCTGCGCGGCTCCTCGACCGCCCGGCACACCAACGCCGCGCTCGTCTCCGCCATGCGCCAGGCCCTGGCGGACACCGGAGTCCCCGTCGACGCGGTGCAGCTGGTGCCCGGGACGACGCATGCCGCCGTACACGAACTGATGTCCCTGCGCGGCCTGGTGGACGTCCTCGTCCCGCGCGGCGGCGCCGAGCTGATCCGGACCACCGTGCGCGAATCGGCCGTACCCGTGATCGAGACCGGCGTCGGCAACTGCCATGTCTACGTCGACGCCCACGCCGACCTCGACAAGGCGCTCGCGATCGTCGTCGACGCCAAGACCCAGCGGACCTCCGTCTGCAACGCCGCCGAATCGCTCCTCGTGCACCAGGCCGTGGCGGCCGACTTCCTGCCCCGGGTCCTGCCCGCGCTGATCGAGCGGGGTGTGGTCGTGCACGGGGACGCACGCGTACGGGCCTGTGACCGGGCAGTCGTTGCGGCCGGCGGGGAGGACTGGGGCCGGGAGTATCTGGGTCTTGAGATCTCCGCCGCTGTCGTCGGGTCCCTGGACGCGGCCGTCGAGCACATCCGCCGGTACGGCACCGGGCACACCGAGGCCATCGTCACCGACTCGCAGTCCGCCGCCCGCCGGTTCGTCGCCGCGCTGGACACCGCGGTCGTCGCCGTCAACGCCTCCACCCGGTTCGCCGACGGCGGCGAGCTCGGACTCGGCACCGAACTCGGCGTCTCCACACAGAAGTTGCACGCGCGCGGCCCGATGGGGCTGACCGCGCTGACCACCACCAAGTACGTCCTGGTGGGCGACGGGCACACCAGGGGCGGAACCGCCGCCCCGCTGCCCTAGACGGGAGGTCCGTTCATGCAGATACGCATCATCACCAAGACCAGGCCGGCGGGCCGGCTCGTGTACCGGGGCGAGTCGCGGCGGGTCCGCCGCCGGGCACTCGGGCCGCCGTTGGGCCTGGCCGGGGTGGAGAACGAACCCGGTGAGCCGCACATCGTGCGCAGCATCGACTAGAGCGGTGCGAGACCTGGGGCGGCGCCCGTCGTGGAATTCGACGGGCGCCGCCCCAGGTTCGTCCGGGTCCGGTCGGATCTCAGATTCCGGGGCCGCCCGCGTCCCTGGACGCGAACTCTCGGGCGGGCAGGACTCGTACGTTCACCGCGCGGCGCAGTTGCGCCGGGAGCCCGGCGGCGCGGGCCGCGGGCGGGAGCAGGACCAGGTCGTCCTGGTGCACCACCTCCCGGCCCGAACGGCCGCGCAGCATGGACAGTTCCTGGAAGGCGAGCGAGGCGAGGCCGCGGGCGACCACATGGCCCTCCTCGTCGAGGAGTTCCACCGGGTCGCCCGCCACGAACTGGCCCGCGACCCGGGTCACCCCCGTCGCGGGCAGCGCGCCCCGCCCCTGCACCAGCGCGTGCACGGCGTCCGCGGTGAGCTGCACCGTGCCGCGCGGGCTGCTGGCGTGCTCCAGCCACAGCAGATGGTCGGAGTTGCGGTCCCCGGTGCGGTGGAAGAGCGTGCCCGTCTCCCGCCCGGCGAGGGCGTCGGCGGCGTGCCGGGCGGCGGTGAGCACCACCGGGACGCCCGCCCCGGTCGCGATCCGGGCCGCCTCCACCTTGGTCTTCATCCCGCCGGTGCCGACGCCGGAGGTCCCGGCGCCGCCCAACTCCACGCTCGCCAGGTCCTGTTGGCCGTGGACGTCGGTCAGGCGCCGCGCCCCGGGGCGCCTGGGGTCGCCGTCGTAGAGGCCGTCTATGTCGGAGAGCAGGACCAGCAGGTCGGCGCGGACGAGGTGGGAGACCAGGGCGGCGAGCCGGTCGTTGTCGCCGAAGCGGATCTCCGACGTGGCCACCGTGTCGTTCTCGTTGACGACCGGTACCGCGCCCATGGACAGCACCTTGGACAGGGCGCGGTAGGCGTTGCGGTACTGGGCGCGGCGGCCGATGTCATCGGCGGTCAGCAGGACTTGGCCGACCCGCAGCCCGTAGCGGGCGAAGGAGGCCGTGTACCGGGCCACCAGCAGGCCCTGGCCGACACAGGCCGCCGCCTGCTGCCCGGCCAGGTCGGCGGGGCGTTCGTCCAGGCCCAGGGGGGCGAGTCCGGCGGCGATGGCACCCGAGGAGACGAGCACGATCTCGGTGCCGCCGGAGCGGGTGCGGGAGAGCACGTCGACGAGGGCGTCGACGCGGTCGGAGTCCAGTCCGCCGACCGCCGTCGTCAGTGACGACGAGCCCACCTTCACCACGATCCGGCGCGCCCTGAGCACATCAGGGCGCAGTCCGCCGTTCTCCGCGGCGGTCGGGACAGGCCGGGTCATCGTTCCGCTCCCGATTTCAGGGCGAGTTCCCGGGGTGCGGCCGGGGCGGTCTCGCGCCGTTGTCGTAGGTCGCGCAGGAGCGCGTGCACGGTCTCCACGACCAGCACGGGACGCTCGTACGGCAGGTCATGGCCCTGTTTCGGCACGGTGTGCAGGGTCGCCCCCGGGATGTCGTCAGCCAGGCGCACGGCCTGGGCGGGTGGTGTGTAGGTGTCCAGGGCGCCGACCAGGATCCGGGTCGGGATCCGGCCGAGCGCGTCGAGCCGGCCCGCGCAGTCATGGGTGGTGAGCGCGGCGAAGAACTCGGCGACGGTCAGCGGCGGGATGGCGCGCAGCGAATGCGCGTCGGCCCGTGCGGAGTCGGTCTGCGGGCCGCGCCCGAACAGGGCGTGCCACAGGGGCGCGGCCGAGGGGTGCGAGAGCGGTCCGGTGAGCAGCCGGTGTACGGCCCTGGCCCAGCCCGGCGAGCGCAACAGGCCGTCGGTGACCAGCCGTTCGGCCTGCGCCCGCCGCTGCGCGCCCCGGTCCTGGGGCACGAACGGGACGGCTCCCACGTCCTCGACGCAGGTGGAGAAGAGCGCGACGCCGGCGACCCACGGTCCGAACAGGTCGGGTTCGGCGGCGGCGAGTTGCTGTACGGACATGCCGCCCATGGAGTGCCCCACGAGCAGTACGGGACCGTCCTCCGGCGCGGTGGCCCGGCGCAGCACAAGGTCGAGGTCCCGCCCGAGCAGGGCCATGTCCAACGGCGCCTCACCCCGGGTGGACCGACCGTGCCCCCGCTGGTCGTAGCTGACCGCTCGCAGCGCGGGAAACCCGGGCCGGGGACGCGTCAACGCCTCGATGTGCGGCCGCCATTCGAGGGCCGACATGGTCCACCCGTGCGACAGCACGACGGTGGCCTCGGCCTGGGGCGACCCATGCGCGTATACGACGATCTCGGCGCCGTCGTCGGTGACCACGGTGCCCGCGAGCCGCCGGGCCTGCATCCCCGCCGCGCCGCTCATGACGCCCCACCACCCGGAACGGGCCGAATGGTGATGGTCAACCGAGGATTCCCCGGCGCCACGAAGGTCCTCGCGGACCCACTGGTCAACGTAACCCTCGGCCCCTCCGGCCGCCGCCGGACCTTGGGCCCCACCGGCACCCGCACCCGATCCGCAACGATGGGCCCGGGGGCGCGCCGAGGTTCGGGGCCGAGGGGCTGCCGCGTGCGATCACTCGGGGTGCGGGGGGAGTTGGGGGTGAAGGGGGCTTGGGGTCGGTTGCCGGGCGTGCGCTGGGCGTTCGGGGTGAGGGGAGCTTGAGGCCGGTTGCCGGGCACTCGCGCGGGGTTCGGGACGACGCCGCCCGGGACGCGGCGAGCGCCGGGGGAGAGGGGCGTGCGGGGCTGCTCGGCCGGAATGCGCCGGGAGTTGGGGTTGCCAGGCGTGCCGGGGCGGCCTCCAGAAGCGGCGGGCCGTCCGTCCGCGGTGAGGGGAACGCGCCCTCCGTCCGCGGGTGTCGGTCCAGCCGGATACCGCACACCGGGCGGCACCTGCGAGCCCCGCGAGCCCCGGGCACCGCCGGTCAGGGGCCGCCCATCAGGCCCGAGCGGTACCGAGGTCCGGGCACCGCCCGGGACACCTCGCCCGTCGGACCCGAGCGGCACCGACGCCCGACCACCGCCCGGCACTCCCCGCCCGCCGGCCTCGGCCGGCGCCGAGGGCCGGCCGACGCCCGGCACCCGCCGCCCGTCGGAAGGGCCCGGCACGGCGTTGCGCGCACCCTGGCCCGCCCCCGGCACCCGCCGTCCACCGACAGCCCCCGGCCCCGAGTTCCGCGGACTCGAACCCGAGCCCGCCGGGCCAGTTGCCGCGGCACGCGTACCCGCCGCCGGACCCGTGCTCGCCCTGGAACCCCCCTCCACGTCCCGTCCCATGGGCACCGGACCCGCCGGATGCCCCCCGGCAGCCGGGAGTTGAGGGCGCAGGGCCGGGGCGACACCCCGCGTGGGGGCGCCGTACGGCGGGAGTGGTGGGCGGCCCAGCGGTGTCATGCCGTCGCGTGCCGTGGAGCGTTCGGGGCCGGGCAGGACCTGCTCGCCGCCGCGCCGTACCCGCTTCCTCGGGGCCCGGGGAAGCGGCATGCCGCTGACTGGGCCGCGGGTGCAGGAGGAGGCCAGTTCGGCCAGCTGCCAAGCCTGTTGGACCTGGCCGAAGCTGATGCCGAGGGCGCCCGCGATGCGTCGCGGGGTCCAGCCGTGCCGGCGCAGGTACCACACATACGCCGGCCGCTCCCGGGGCGTTGCGCTGAGCCGGCGTCCGCCGCCCGCCAGATACGCGGCCAGCTCCGCTCCGGTCGACTCCAGCGTCCCGGCGATCCGCAGCAGCTCACGCCGTTCCCGCGCGTTGAACCCGCCCCAGATCCCGGCCCCCTCGTCGCGCACGAGCGCCTCGCGCAAGCACTCCCGGGCCACCGGGCAGCGCCCGCACAGTCGTTTGGCGATGGCCTCACGATCGAGGCCGCCCGAGGCTCCGGGGAGCGGGAAGAACGTCTCGGGGTCGGTATCGCGGCAGGCCGCGCGTTCGGTCCAGGGGTCAGGGTCCGCGTAGTGCGGTGGTGCGTGCATGGCGGTCGGCCCTTTCTCGGTGTGATCCCGGTGGCCGTTGCTCTCGGCTGTCCTCCCGGATTGAATTCCATGCGCGTTGAATTTCGCTCTAGTTGTAGTCAACTCCCCTCTCGTACCTTCGTGTTCAGAGGCCGACCCAGAGCGTTCGATCGGTTACCCGGGGAGGCTCACAGGCAAAGTCCTGGATCGTTCTGTGTCGGCACCGGCTGCGCTCCTGCCTGCGCACGTATCACCGCCGCGCCGCACAGCGCCCGCGAGGGACAGCACCGTCAGACACCGGGGGGAGTGTTCGGCATGCGTAGATTTCCACGGTTTGAGCCTTGCCCGGCGGCGACTGCGACGTCGCCCGGGCGCCCGACCACCGGGCCGGACGTGGTCGGTGCCCCCTCCTCCCGCAAGCTCCGCACTGCCATGGAGGCGTCGTGCCTGTCGTCATTGCTCCCGCTGTCGCCCTGCCCGTCCATCAGGTCAGCACGGAGGAGGTGCTGGAACGCATCGCGGAGCTGTATCCGGATCACCCAAAGCTGGCCCGCGTCTTCGAAGTGGTCCGTGCCACGACCGTACGGACACGCTGGTACTCACGCCCGCTGGCCGAGCAGTTCAGGAACGACGACTCGGTCGCCGAGCGCACCCGCGCGCACCTGAACGACTGCCTGGAGCTCGCCGAGCGCGCGGCCCGCGCGACCCTGCGCGAGGCCGGTCTCGAGCCGGAGGAGGTCACCGCGCTGGTGACGTCCAGCGCCACCGGGCACACCATGCCCGGCCTGGACATCCAGCTCATGGAGCGGTTGGGCATCGCACCCACCGCCCGGCGCATCCCGGTGACCCAGATGGGCTGCGCCGGCGGGGCGTTCGGGATCGCGACGGCCGCCGAACTGGTGACCGCGCGGCCGGAGACCAAGGCGCTGGTGGTGTGCTCCGACACGCTGAGCCACTATCTCCACGAGCGGGACACCGGTATGGACGGAATGATCTTCAAGGGGCTCGTCGGCGACGCAGCAGGCGCGTGCGTGGTGCAGGACCGGTCGACCGGCCGGCGCATGGAGATCCAGGATTCCTGGAACTGCCTGGAGGTCAACGCCAGGGGTGTGGTGGGCGGTTACGTCGACAACGACGGGCTGCATCTGCACAACTCCCCGGTGGTCTCCGACATGATCCGGGGCCTGACCCCGAAGCTGAAGGAGTGGCTGGAGCGTGACGCGCCCGTCGGCGCGGACCACGGGCCGGAGTTCGCCGCCTGTCACACCGGCAGCCCGAAGATCCTGTCCTGCTTCGCCGAGGGGCTCGAATGCTCCCCGGAGATCTTCGACCCGGCTCGCGACTCCTTGCGCGAACTGGGGAACCTGGGCTCCGTCTCCATGCTCGACATGCTGGAGCGCACCTTCGCCAAGCCGCCCCGGTCGGGCGCGCACGGCGTGATCTTCGGCGCCGGTCCCGGGATCTTCCTCACCGCGGTCAAGGCCATCTGGCGGGACGAGGTGTGAGGGCCCGCAACCCGGACCTGTCCCACCTGCACGAACGCCGGACGGGCAGGACCAGGGCCTCGGCCCGGTCCCGCCCGTCCGGCGTGCGACGGCGAGCGGCTCGCCGCGTGCGGTCAGTCCTCGTCGGCCCCGGGCTCCGCGGGTTGACGCGGTTTCAGCTCGGCGGAGAGCCGCAGTTCCAGGGACGGCTTCACCCAGGCCATGAACTCGGCGAACTCCATGCCGGCCAGGGGCTGGACCTCCAGGACGTAACGGAGGATGGCCAGTCCGGCGAGGTGTCCCGAGGCGAGGGCCACGCGGACCTCGGCATCCGGCTGTTCCTTGTAGCCCGACGCGTTCGCCCAGGCCTTGGCGCTGGTCTCGATGCGGTGCTTGAGGACCTCCGCGGTGGCGCCGTCGGCGAGCCCGGCGCGGTAGATGGCCTTCATGGCGTACCGCGTCTTCTCGTTCTCCCAGAAGGAGAAGTACGTCATGGCGAGCCACTCGGCCTGAGTGGTGGTGGTGTCCGCCAGCGGCGCCTCGCCGACCACCGCCGAGACGCTGAAGGGGGAGTTGATCGCGGCGTCGAAGACGCCTTCCTTGTTGGTGAAGAAATGGTGTACCAGGGCGGGGTCCACCTGGGCGCTCTCGGCGATGGCGCGGATCGTCGTGCGGGCGTAGCCGCGTTCGGCGAAGAGGTGCAGTGCCGATTCGAGGATCTGTTCCCGGGTGCCGCTGTCCCCGGGGCGACGCCCACTGCGGGCACGCTTGGACCGGCCCCGGTAGGTGGCCGGGGCGTCGGACAGCTCGGGTCCCTCGGATGGTGAAACGGAACCGTCTGTGCGCCTGGATTTCATCAGATCACTGCACTTTGCGTGGTGTATTGAGGAATAAGAAATTCACTGT
Encoded proteins:
- a CDS encoding TetR/AcrR family transcriptional regulator; protein product: MKSRRTDGSVSPSEGPELSDAPATYRGRSKRARSGRRPGDSGTREQILESALHLFAERGYARTTIRAIAESAQVDPALVHHFFTNKEGVFDAAINSPFSVSAVVGEAPLADTTTTQAEWLAMTYFSFWENEKTRYAMKAIYRAGLADGATAEVLKHRIETSAKAWANASGYKEQPDAEVRVALASGHLAGLAILRYVLEVQPLAGMEFAEFMAWVKPSLELRLSAELKPRQPAEPGADED
- the proB gene encoding glutamate 5-kinase, which encodes MTRPVPTAAENGGLRPDVLRARRIVVKVGSSSLTTAVGGLDSDRVDALVDVLSRTRSGGTEIVLVSSGAIAAGLAPLGLDERPADLAGQQAAACVGQGLLVARYTASFARYGLRVGQVLLTADDIGRRAQYRNAYRALSKVLSMGAVPVVNENDTVATSEIRFGDNDRLAALVSHLVRADLLVLLSDIDGLYDGDPRRPGARRLTDVHGQQDLASVELGGAGTSGVGTGGMKTKVEAARIATGAGVPVVLTAARHAADALAGRETGTLFHRTGDRNSDHLLWLEHASSPRGTVQLTADAVHALVQGRGALPATGVTRVAGQFVAGDPVELLDEEGHVVARGLASLAFQELSMLRGRSGREVVHQDDLVLLPPAARAAGLPAQLRRAVNVRVLPAREFASRDAGGPGI
- a CDS encoding glutamate-5-semialdehyde dehydrogenase, with protein sequence MTADVSVGAPTGAREPGERDVRGAALAARAASRLLAGTTADVRNAALLAIARRLTVDPADILAANERDLAAARDAGLAASVLDRLTLTRELLDSLAGTVRFLAAQPDPVGAGVDGTVMPNGLEVRRIRVPLGVVGMIYEGRPNVTVDAAALCLKSANSALLRGSSTARHTNAALVSAMRQALADTGVPVDAVQLVPGTTHAAVHELMSLRGLVDVLVPRGGAELIRTTVRESAVPVIETGVGNCHVYVDAHADLDKALAIVVDAKTQRTSVCNAAESLLVHQAVAADFLPRVLPALIERGVVVHGDARVRACDRAVVAAGGEDWGREYLGLEISAAVVGSLDAAVEHIRRYGTGHTEAIVTDSQSAARRFVAALDTAVVAVNASTRFADGGELGLGTELGVSTQKLHARGPMGLTALTTTKYVLVGDGHTRGGTAAPLP
- a CDS encoding alpha/beta fold hydrolase; the encoded protein is MSGAAGMQARRLAGTVVTDDGAEIVVYAHGSPQAEATVVLSHGWTMSALEWRPHIEALTRPRPGFPALRAVSYDQRGHGRSTRGEAPLDMALLGRDLDLVLRRATAPEDGPVLLVGHSMGGMSVQQLAAAEPDLFGPWVAGVALFSTCVEDVGAVPFVPQDRGAQRRAQAERLVTDGLLRSPGWARAVHRLLTGPLSHPSAAPLWHALFGRGPQTDSARADAHSLRAIPPLTVAEFFAALTTHDCAGRLDALGRIPTRILVGALDTYTPPAQAVRLADDIPGATLHTVPKQGHDLPYERPVLVVETVHALLRDLRQRRETAPAAPRELALKSGAER
- a CDS encoding WhiB family transcriptional regulator — protein: MHAPPHYADPDPWTERAACRDTDPETFFPLPGASGGLDREAIAKRLCGRCPVARECLREALVRDEGAGIWGGFNARERRELLRIAGTLESTGAELAAYLAGGGRRLSATPRERPAYVWYLRRHGWTPRRIAGALGISFGQVQQAWQLAELASSCTRGPVSGMPLPRAPRKRVRRGGEQVLPGPERSTARDGMTPLGRPPLPPYGAPTRGVAPALRPQLPAAGGHPAGPVPMGRDVEGGSRASTGPAAGTRAAATGPAGSGSSPRNSGPGAVGGRRVPGAGQGARNAVPGPSDGRRVPGVGRPSAPAEAGGRGVPGGGRASVPLGSDGRGVPGGARTSVPLGPDGRPLTGGARGSRGSQVPPGVRYPAGPTPADGGRVPLTADGRPAASGGRPGTPGNPNSRRIPAEQPRTPLSPGARRVPGGVVPNPARVPGNRPQAPLTPNAQRTPGNRPQAPFTPNSPRTPSDRTRQPLGPEPRRAPGPIVADRVRVPVGPKVRRRPEGPRVTLTSGSARTFVAPGNPRLTITIRPVPGGGAS